Proteins from a single region of Gemmatimonadaceae bacterium:
- the pyrR gene encoding bifunctional pyr operon transcriptional regulator/uracil phosphoribosyltransferase PyrR: protein MPDRPAEQTTILTAHAVERTLTRMGNEIVELNEGIDGLVIVGIQRRGVQLARRLVTIIEASAKGSVQQGSLDITLYRDDLQTIGPRPVVGATDLPWGVDGRNVVIVDDVLYTGRTVRAALDEIADFGRPARIALAVLIDRGGRELPIQPDVVGKRITVSRGDRVDVLVEDLDGRSAVVLATQRGRSER, encoded by the coding sequence ATGCCAGATCGACCCGCAGAACAAACGACAATTCTTACCGCTCACGCCGTAGAACGGACACTGACGCGGATGGGCAATGAGATAGTCGAGTTGAATGAGGGCATTGACGGCCTGGTCATCGTGGGGATTCAGCGCCGCGGTGTTCAGCTGGCCCGCAGGCTCGTAACGATCATCGAGGCAAGCGCGAAGGGGTCGGTGCAGCAGGGATCGCTCGACATAACACTGTATCGCGACGATCTTCAGACTATCGGCCCCCGCCCGGTTGTCGGGGCCACTGATCTGCCATGGGGCGTTGATGGCAGGAACGTTGTCATCGTCGATGATGTCCTCTACACGGGCCGCACGGTTCGCGCTGCGCTCGATGAGATCGCCGACTTCGGGCGACCCGCGCGAATCGCTCTCGCGGTGCTCATCGACCGCGGTGGCCGGGAACTGCCTATTCAGCCGGACGTAGTGGGGAAGCGCATCACCGTGAGCCGCGGTGACCGGGTTGACGTGCTGGTTGAAGACCTGGATGGAAGGTCGGCAGTGGTACTCGCGACGCAGCGCGGCCGATCCGAGCGGTGA
- a CDS encoding NAD-binding protein: MRCGSTGAGDAVKAMNQALLAIHIWSAGECLTALAKYGVDASTALEVINGSSGRSNASEKLFPERVVTRAFPRTFKIALLDKDVAIAADVASRAGVPAPFIELASRLFAEAHASLGEEADHVEAVRIIEQRAGVRVC; the protein is encoded by the coding sequence GTGCGCTGCGGAAGCACTGGTGCCGGCGACGCGGTCAAGGCGATGAACCAGGCGCTGCTCGCAATTCACATATGGTCGGCGGGCGAGTGCCTCACGGCGCTCGCGAAGTACGGAGTCGATGCGAGCACTGCGCTCGAGGTAATCAACGGCTCGAGCGGACGGTCAAATGCGTCCGAGAAACTGTTTCCGGAACGTGTCGTTACCCGGGCATTCCCGCGAACCTTCAAGATTGCGCTCCTGGACAAGGATGTTGCAATTGCAGCCGACGTCGCGTCGCGTGCGGGAGTGCCCGCTCCTTTCATCGAGCTTGCGTCGCGACTGTTCGCCGAGGCCCATGCAAGTCTGGGGGAAGAAGCAGATCACGTCGAAGCGGTGCGAATCATCGAGCAAAGGGCCGGAGTTCGCGTCTGCTGA